One Streptomyces sp. 840.1 genomic window, CCTTCCGGTCGCTCATCCAGCCGCTGATCCTGCTGGTCTCCATCCCGTTCGCCGCCACCGGCGCGATCGGGCTGCTCCTCATCACCGGCACCCCGATGGGCGTCGCGGCGATGATCGGCATGCTGATGCTGATCGGCATCGTGGTGACCAACGCGATCGTGCTGATCGACCTGATCAACCAGTACCGCCAGCAGGGCATGGGCGTCGTCGAGGCGGTCATCGAGGGCGGCCGTCACCGGCTGCGCCCGATCCTGATGACGGCGCTGGCGACCATCTTCGCCCTTCTCCCGATGGCGCTCGGCGTCACCGGCGAGGGCGGCTTCATCTCGCAGCCGCTGGCCGTCGTGGTCATCGGCGGTCTGGTCACCTCGACGCTGCTGACGCTGCTCCTGGTGCCGACGCTCTACGCGATGGTGGAGCTCCGCAAGGAGCGCCGCGCGAAGAAGAAGGCCGACAAGCGCGCCGCGAAGGCGGGCGTCCCGGCCCAGGCCGAGTCCGAGTCCGACGAGGCCCGGGAGACCGAGCCCGCGAAGGCCTGACGAAACGGAGAGGGGCCCCGTCCCACGCGACTGCGTGGGACGGGGCCCCTCTCCGTTTCCTGCGGCGCCCGCTATGCACGTGGTTACTTGAGCGAGGAGACGAACGCACCCCAGGCCGAGGCCTCGACGACGATCGCGGGTCCGGCGGCGTTCTTGCTGTCGCGTACGGGGACGACGCCGGGGAAGTCGTCGCTGATCTCGATGCATTCGCCCCCGTTGGTGTTGCTGTAGCTGCTGCTGCGCCAGCGGGCGGTGCTCAGCTCGGGGGAGTGGTTCATGGTCGGTAGCCCTCCATCGCGGTCCGGATCAGTTCCGCCGACTCGGCTTGAGCCCTCGCTACTTGAGCGAGGAGACGAACGCACCCCAGGCCGAGGCCTCGACGACGATCGCGGGTCCGGCGGCGTTCTTGCTGTCGCGTACGGGGACGACGCCGGGGAAGTCGTCGCTGATCTCGATGCATTCGCCCCCGTTGGAATTGCTGTAGCTGCTGCTGCGCCAGCGGGCGGTGCTCAGCTCGGGGGAGTGGTTCATGGTCGGTAGCCCTCCATCGCGGTCCGGATCAGTTCCGCCGACTCGGCCAGTGAGGAGGAATTGGCGCGCAGCACCTCGTACTGCCGCCGCCACTTCTTCACCACGGCCGGATCCTCGTAGAGATGACCGGCCGCAATGCCTTCCTCGTACGCCACCGAAGTACCGTCGGAGAGGGCCAGCAGAGTCAGCGCGCCGCCCAGCAGCGAGTGGAGCCCCGTACTGAATGGCATCACCTGAACCTTACTGTTCGGAGTGTCCACCTGCTCCAGCAGCGAAGCCAGTTGCTCGTGCATGCAGGCCCGACTGCCCATCTGCCGCCGCAGCACGCTCTCGTCGATGATCGCCCACCGGAAGGGCGCGCTCTGCGAATGCTGCCGCTCCTGACGGGACATGCGTGCGGTGACGCGTTCCTCGACCTGTTCGCAGGTCAGGTCCTCCTGGCAGCGCAGGAACGTGCGGGCGTACTCCTCGGTCTGGAACAGGCCCGGCAGCGCCTGAGCGCCGTACTGCTCTATCACCTCGGACCGCGCCTCGAAGTCCATGTACCGCTTGTACTGGTCGGGATGGATCTCGCGCCGGGCCAGCTCGTAGAGCCCGTGGAAACGGTCGTCCGTCCCGAAGGCGACGTCCAGCCGGCTGGGGATGTCCGGTGGCGGCATCAGGTCGGCCGTCTCGATCCGGGCCAGCGTGCTCTTGCTGGAGTTCACGATCTCCGCGAGCTGTACGAGCGACAGCCCCGCCCGCTCGCGGTGGCGGCGCTGCTCGGAACCGAAGTAGTGGCGGGCGGACAGGTACGGGGTGAGGGCCTGGGGTGTGAACGTCACGGTGTGCCTTTCGTGTGTCCCGTTCCCAAGACCGGGACAGCGGCGCCCTGTTGGAGTGAGGTTTCACAGGGCGACGATTGCGGCACACACCGTAACCGTCCTCTCGTGCGGCGCACCAGAGGGCCTTCTCCGAAGGTGGCGATCGACATGATGTTCGACGCGCAGGGCCGGGCCATGCGGCTGCTCCCGTGGACCAACGAGCAGGGCGGGCCGTGCTGGCTCAGTACGGCGGACCCCGACAGCCGCGTCTCCCGGATGGCCGACGAACTCGAATCCGACCTGATCGCCTCGGCCGAGTACGTACTGGAGGAGGCCCGGGAGGTGCTGGCGGAGACCGTGGTGGGGGAGCGGGAGCTGCGGTTCGCGGGCATCCGGCTCGCCGAGTCACTCGGGGACACCCTGCGGATCGCGGAGAGCCGGGGCGGGCGGCTGGCGAACGGCGAGGGCGGTGGCCGGCGGGAGAGCTGACCGGGGCGGGGAGGGGAGCGGCCATGGGCATCAGCGCCGCAGGGCCCCGGAAGCGCCCGAAGGCGGCCCCGGGGCCTTTGCGCGGCGTGCGCTACGGCAGCGCGAGCCATCCTGCTCCGGTGCGGGCGCTACGGCAGCGCCAGCATCCGCTCTAGCGCGAGCTTGGCGTACTTCTCGGTCTCCGGGTCGACCTCGATCCGGTTGACGAGGTTGCCCTCGGCCAGCGACTCCAGCGTCCACACCAGGTGCGGCAGGTCGATCCGGTTCATCGTCGAGCAGAAGCAGACCGTCTTGTCGAGGAAGACGATCTCCTTGTCCTCTGCCGCGAACCGGTTCGCCAGGCGCCGCACCAGGTTCAGCTCGGTGCCGATGGCCCACTTGGAACCGGCCGGAGCCGCCTCCAGCGCCTTGATGATGTACTCCGTCGAGCCGACGTAGTCCGCCGCCGCCACGACCTCGTGCTTGCACTCCGGGTGCACCAGCACGTTGACGCCGGGTATCCGGGCGCGCACGTCGTTGACCGACTCGACCGAGAACCGGCCGTGCACCGAACAGTGTCCGCGCCACAGGATCATCTTCGCGTCGCGCAGCTGCTGGGCGGTCAGGCCGCCGTTCGGCTTGTGCGGGTTGTAGAGGACGCAGTCCTCCAGGGTCATCCCCATGTCCCGGACGGCGGTGTTGCGGCCCAGGTGCTGGTCGGGCAGGAACAGGACCTTCTGGCCCTGTTCGAAGGCCCACTCCAGGGCGCGCTTCGCGTTCGACGAGGTGCAGATCGTGCCGCCGTGGCGGCCGGTGAAGGCCTTGATGTCGGCGGAGGAGTTCATGTACGAGACGGGCACGACCTGATCGGCGACGCCGGCCTCGGTCAGCACGTCCCAGCACTCGGCGACCTGTTCGGCGGTGGCCATGTCGGCCATCGAGCAGCCCGCCGCCAGGTCCGGCAGCACGACCTTCTGGTCGGCGGTGGTCAGGATGTCCGCGGACTCGGCCATGAAGTGCACCCCGCAGAAGACGATGTACTCGGCCTCCGGACGCGCCGCGGCGTCGCGCGCCAGCTTGAAGGAGTCACCGGTGACGTCCGCGAACTGGATGACCTCGTCGCGCTGGTAGTGGTGGCCGAGGACGAAGACCTTCTCGCCCAGCTTCTCCTTGGCCGCGCGGGCGCGCTCCACCAGGTCAGGGTCGGACGGGGAGGGCAGGTCGCCGGGGCATTCGACGCCGCGCTCGCTCCTGGGGTCGGCGTCGCGGCCCAGCAGGAGCAGGGCGAGGGGCGACGGCTGGACGTCGAGTTCCTGGACGGGGTGGGCCGTGGTCACGTCACGCACCCTTTCTTCTCTGCGAGGAGCTTCTCTGAGAGGAGCCTTTTCGTCGAATTGACGTTATCTATCATATCCGGTTCACGTCACTTTGACGATGCCGATAGCGTCAATGTGACGCACCCGCTCGTGGGCCCGGTGTGCGAGCATGAATGGAACAGGCAAGCGCGCGGCCCGGAATGAATCCGCGGTTCCGGCGGTTGCAACGTCGGCAAGCAGACTCCGTACAACCCGGGAGAGAAGCAGATGTCCGTATCGGACGAGACCACCACCGTGAGCGACGGCATCCTCCTGTCCGACGCCGCCGCAGCCAAGGTCAAGGGCCTGCTGGAGCAGGAAGGCCGTGACGATCTGGCGCTGCGCGTCGCCGTCCAGCCCGGCGGCTGCTCGGGCCTGCGGTACCAGCTCTTCTTCGACGAGCGTTCGCTCGACGGCGATGTCGTGAAGGACTTCGGCGGCGTCAAGGTCGTCACCGACCGGATGAGCGCCCCGTACCTGGGCGGCGCCTCCGTCGACTTCGTCGACACCATCGAGAAGCAGGGCTTCACGATCGACAACCCGAACGCCACGGGCTCCTGCGCCTGCGGAGACTCCTTCAGCTAGGCGCGACAGGCACAGCGGTACGGCGGCGGCCCCGGGGAGTGAATCCCCGGGGCCGCCGCCGTACCGCTGTGTGCCCGCAGAGCGGGTCTCAGGTCACTTCTGCGGCACCGCGCCGCCCGACCCCGCGTCGACCACCTTCCGGTCGCCCAGCGGCTGGTCCAGGGTGACCGTACGGGTCAGCTCCTTGGCGATCATGATGCAGGCCTTGTCCGGGTCCGGCTTCGACTCCGCCACGTGCACCCGCACCGTGTCGCCGTCCTCCTTCGCGCTCACCTTGTACGTACTGCACGCGCCGCCCCAGAAGGTCACCGAGAGCGTCCGTCCGTCGGCGCTGTACGACTGGGCCGTGCCACCGGCCCGCGTCGTGCCGCCGCCGTCCGGGGTCTTCTCCGACGGGGCGTCCTTCGTCAGGTACGCCGGATCCACGGCGACCTGCGTGACGGTGTTGCCCGCCCCGCCCGCCGCCGGCCGGACCGTGAAGATCCAGGACGGGACGAGCAGCTGCTTCCCGTCCACGAACTGCGCCGCCAGGCCGAAGACGGCCTTGTCGACCGTCACCGTCGTCGTGGGCGGCTCGGCGCCGGTCCGCGCGCCGCAGGACTCCCCGGACGGCTTCCGGTCACCGCCCAGGGGCGCCACCGTCGCGCACCCGCCGATGTTCTTGCGGCCGTCCGACGGCTGCGCGGCGTTCAGCTGCTTCAGCGCGTCGGCCGCGCCGACCACCGGGTACTCGGCGCCCTTCTCCAGGCCCTTCAACTGCCCGCCGCCGCCGATCACCTGCCCGTCCGTGCCGACCTGGACGCCGGTCGCCCAGCCGTACGTGGGCAGCCCGTCCACCACCGTATCCGCGTTCACCACACGGGCCGAGCCCATCAGCTGGCGGGCGTCGAGGGCGGCGCCGTCCTGGCCGGCCGCCTTCAGCACGGGCACCGCCGCCGCCTTGGCGTCCTTCTCGCTCACCGGTGATCCCGAGCCGCCCGGCGCCACGTGCCCGCTCGAACAGGTCGCCTTGTGCCCGCAGTTGTCCGTGCCGCCGGAGCCGTACCGGGCGAACGTCCAGGTGCCCGGTGCCTGCTTGCCGACCCGCAGCACCGGTCCCGAGCCGTCGCCGTCGGGGCCCACCTTCCAGGAGGTGCCCTCGGCCCGCGGCGTGCCGTCGAGGCCGAGCGCCTTCGCCAGCCGGGCCACCTCGGCCGCGGAGACGGTTCCGCTCGTGCGCTGGACGGCGGCCTTCGCCGGGCCGTCCGGCAGCGCTCCGGCCGCGCGGTAGACCAGCCGTCCGCCGTGCGGATCGGGCTCGCCCGGCGCGATGCCCTTCGGTGGGGCCGACGCGCCGGGGGAGTCCGCCGCCGGACCGCCCGTCCCCTCGTCCAGGGAGAGCGGCGGGGGAGTGGTGCCGGAACCGTCCGAGGCGGTGTACTCGCCGCCGCCGTGGCCGTCCGCGGTGGCGGCCCAGTACGCGCCGCCGCCACCGGCCAGCAGTACGGCTGCCGCCACCGAGGCCACGGCGAGCGGCGAACGCCGCTGGGGGCCGGTCACGTCGTTGTCGGGTCGCTCGGTGCTCACCGGATCGCTCCTTCGCCTGCATTGGCGTCATGTGCCTGGCCGGCACATGGCCCGCCCCTCGGGTGCGGACACCGATGGGACGGGGCGCGGGAGCGCACGGTTCCCCCGTGGGGCGGCAGTTGCGGCGGGAGGGAGGTCGGGGAGGGGCCGGCGCGACGTCTGGAGCGCCGTACTCCGGCCCTGTCAGTCGCCGTACTCCGACATCGAGTCGATCAGCCTCGCCGAGGCGGGAGGCACGGTCACCCCGTGAATCCGGGACGGCTCCACAGGGGTCGCGGCGATCTTTGTGGGTACCACCCAGTGCGGAGCCATCCGTGCGCAGTCTCCGCGCAGCTCAGCCAGACCGGACTCGGACTCGGGCGGGGCGATGTTGTTCGACATATCCGCACCGTAAGCACCCCCGAGCTCAGGAGGAAAGCCCTACTATCGGGTAGTTTTTCCGCTTCGCCTGGTTGCCCGAACCGGTAGCGTTAACTGTCACGCCGACCCGGGAACGCGGACACCGTTCCCTCGACCTCCGCAGGAGCAGTCTCCCGTGCGTATCGCAGTCACCGGCTCCATCGCCACCGACCACCTCATGACCTTCCCCGGCCGATTCGCGGACCAGCTGGTCGCGGACCAGCTGCACACGGTCTCGCTCTCCTTCCTGGTCGACAACCTGGACGTGCGCCGCGGAGGTGTCGCCGCGAACATCTGCTTCGGCATGGGCCTGCTCGGCACCGCCCCGATCCTGGTCGGCGCCGCCGGCGCCGACTTCGACGAGTACCGCGCCTGGCTCGACCGCCACGGCGTCGACACCGGATCGGTGCGGATCTCCGAGGTCCTGCACACCGCCCGCTTCGTCTGCACGACCGACGCCGACCACAACCAGATCGGCTCCTTCTACACCGGCGCCATGAGCGAGGCCCGGCTGATCGAGCTGAAGGCCGTCGCCGACCGGGTGGGCGGCCTGGATCTCGTCTCCATCGGCGCCGACGACCCCGAGGGCATGCTCCGCCACACGGAGGAGTGCCGCTCCCGCGGAATCCCGTTCGCCGCGGACTTCTCGCAGCAGATCGCCCGGATGGACGGCGACGAGATCCGCATCCTGCTCGACGGGGCCACGTACCTCTTCTCCAACGAGTACGAGAAGGGGCTCATCGAGTCGAAGACCGGCTGGACCGACGAGGAGATCCTCTCCAAGGTCGGCCACCGCGTCACCACCCTCGGCGCCCAGGGCGTACGCATCGAGCGCGCCGGCGAGGAGCCGATCGAGGTCGGCTGCGCCGAGGAGAAGAGCAAGACCGACCCGACCGGCGTCGGCGACGCCTTCCGCGCCGGATTCCTCTCCGGCCTCGCCTGGGGCGTCGGCCTGGAGCGGGCCGCCCAGGTCGGCTGCATGCTCGCCACCCTGGTCATCGAGACGGTCGGCACCCAGGAGTACACCCTGCACCGCACCCACTTCATGGACCGCTTCACCAAGGCCTATGGCCACGAGGCCGCCGACGAGGTCCGCACGCACCTCGCCTAGGCGTGTTTTGAAAGTAGCGTCGTCCGCCCGGAGGGCGGGCCGGCGGCGTCCGGTGCGTGCGATCGCAAGGCGCGGACATGGTCTCGTAGCGGAGCTACCAGGGCATTTCCGCAACGCCGCGAGCGTGCGTGCCAGACGCCGCCGGGCAGACGGGACTTTCACAACACGCACTAGGAACGAGTCAGGACAGCCGGCGGACCACATAGGCCGAGCCCCGGTCCGCCGGCTCCTCACCCACGTACTCCTGCTCGCGCATCGCACACCAGGCCGGAATGTCGAGCCTGGCCGCCTCGTCGTCGGACAGGACGGTCACCGTCCCGCCCACCGGTACCCCTCCGATCACCTTTGCGAGCTCGATCACCGGAATGGGGCAGCGCCTG contains:
- the nadA gene encoding quinolinate synthase NadA; the encoded protein is MRDVTTAHPVQELDVQPSPLALLLLGRDADPRSERGVECPGDLPSPSDPDLVERARAAKEKLGEKVFVLGHHYQRDEVIQFADVTGDSFKLARDAAARPEAEYIVFCGVHFMAESADILTTADQKVVLPDLAAGCSMADMATAEQVAECWDVLTEAGVADQVVPVSYMNSSADIKAFTGRHGGTICTSSNAKRALEWAFEQGQKVLFLPDQHLGRNTAVRDMGMTLEDCVLYNPHKPNGGLTAQQLRDAKMILWRGHCSVHGRFSVESVNDVRARIPGVNVLVHPECKHEVVAAADYVGSTEYIIKALEAAPAGSKWAIGTELNLVRRLANRFAAEDKEIVFLDKTVCFCSTMNRIDLPHLVWTLESLAEGNLVNRIEVDPETEKYAKLALERMLALP
- a CDS encoding carbohydrate kinase family protein — protein: MRIAVTGSIATDHLMTFPGRFADQLVADQLHTVSLSFLVDNLDVRRGGVAANICFGMGLLGTAPILVGAAGADFDEYRAWLDRHGVDTGSVRISEVLHTARFVCTTDADHNQIGSFYTGAMSEARLIELKAVADRVGGLDLVSIGADDPEGMLRHTEECRSRGIPFAADFSQQIARMDGDEIRILLDGATYLFSNEYEKGLIESKTGWTDEEILSKVGHRVTTLGAQGVRIERAGEEPIEVGCAEEKSKTDPTGVGDAFRAGFLSGLAWGVGLERAAQVGCMLATLVIETVGTQEYTLHRTHFMDRFTKAYGHEAADEVRTHLA
- a CDS encoding DUF397 domain-containing protein is translated as MNHSPELSTARWRSSSYSNTNGGECIEISDDFPGVVPVRDSKNAAGPAIVVEASAWGAFVSSLK
- a CDS encoding helix-turn-helix transcriptional regulator codes for the protein MTFTPQALTPYLSARHYFGSEQRRHRERAGLSLVQLAEIVNSSKSTLARIETADLMPPPDIPSRLDVAFGTDDRFHGLYELARREIHPDQYKRYMDFEARSEVIEQYGAQALPGLFQTEEYARTFLRCQEDLTCEQVEERVTARMSRQERQHSQSAPFRWAIIDESVLRRQMGSRACMHEQLASLLEQVDTPNSKVQVMPFSTGLHSLLGGALTLLALSDGTSVAYEEGIAAGHLYEDPAVVKKWRRQYEVLRANSSSLAESAELIRTAMEGYRP
- a CDS encoding iron-sulfur cluster assembly accessory protein; amino-acid sequence: MSVSDETTTVSDGILLSDAAAAKVKGLLEQEGRDDLALRVAVQPGGCSGLRYQLFFDERSLDGDVVKDFGGVKVVTDRMSAPYLGGASVDFVDTIEKQGFTIDNPNATGSCACGDSFS
- a CDS encoding DUF397 domain-containing protein, which encodes MNHSPELSTARWRSSSYSNSNGGECIEISDDFPGVVPVRDSKNAAGPAIVVEASAWGAFVSSLK